In a single window of the Syntrophorhabdaceae bacterium genome:
- a CDS encoding NAD(+)/NADH kinase → MEKMHIVCKRKKDDAIKLASSIIDLYGKEIQVFLDEETARFLNYKNSIELENVGDSADLIIVLGGDGTMLAVARQLKGRDVPILGVNLGGLGFLTEISVEEMPMMLEKIVSGQYKTSTRMMLDVSVVREGNKIFEFSVLNDAVITKDALARIIDIEVYVDSVYLTTYKADGLIFSTPTGSTGYSLSAGGPILYPSLKNMIVTPICPHMLTNRPLILSDDVSMMAVLKSKNERVVLTIDGQIGFPLEYGDEVVVKKSPNTVRLIKSSFRGYFEILREKLKWGER, encoded by the coding sequence ATGGAAAAGATGCATATAGTTTGTAAGAGAAAAAAGGATGACGCCATAAAATTGGCCAGCAGCATCATAGACCTCTACGGTAAGGAAATTCAGGTGTTTCTCGATGAAGAGACAGCGAGGTTTCTAAATTACAAAAACAGTATAGAACTGGAAAATGTTGGTGATAGTGCAGATTTGATTATAGTCCTCGGTGGAGACGGAACCATGCTGGCTGTTGCCAGGCAGTTAAAAGGGAGGGATGTCCCTATCTTGGGTGTCAATCTTGGTGGTCTTGGGTTCCTAACAGAGATATCTGTGGAAGAGATGCCCATGATGCTCGAAAAGATTGTTTCAGGACAGTATAAGACATCCACAAGGATGATGTTGGATGTGAGCGTGGTTAGGGAAGGCAACAAGATATTTGAATTTTCTGTTCTCAATGATGCAGTGATAACAAAAGATGCACTGGCAAGGATCATAGATATAGAGGTATATGTGGATAGTGTCTATCTGACAACCTATAAGGCAGATGGTCTCATATTCTCTACACCTACAGGCTCAACAGGTTATAGCCTATCTGCAGGTGGGCCTATTCTATATCCATCCCTCAAAAACATGATTGTAACACCCATATGCCCCCATATGCTCACCAACAGGCCACTTATTTTATCTGATGATGTATCCATGATGGCAGTTTTGAAATCAAAGAATGAAAGGGTAGTATTGACCATCGACGGACAGATAGGATTTCCTCTTGAATATGGAGATGAAGTGGTTGTGAAGAAATCTCCTAATACAGTAAGACTTATAAAATCCTCATTTAGAGGTTATTTTGAGATACTGAGAGAAAAGCTCAAATGGGGTGAGAGATAG